From the genome of Oryza glaberrima chromosome 1, OglaRS2, whole genome shotgun sequence:
TCACAATATTTCACACACCAGACATCACACAGAACATCTCCTAAACCTGCCTTATCATTACAGCAACTAACAACACATAGAAGAAGATCATCATGGATACAATTGTGCGAGTCCAAGCCTTCTCGCACTCCAATTTCTTCTTTAAGTCTGCACACCCCAACTTGGACTGATTCAAAGCTTCGTAATTGGCTTGCAACTGCAACTCTTTTGCCTCAGCCTGGGCTGACAACTGAGAGATATGATGTCTTTGATCTGCTATAAACTGGCGCAAACTGTCGCATGTCTCTCTAAGATAGTCGTACTCGTCGGCATGACAGTAAGCGACCATCTCCTCAACGTATTCATTGAGATCTTCCCAAATCCACAAGGCACATATACAATTCTACAAGAAGGAAACCAGATTGGATTTAGAAAGAAAATCACACACAAATATGCACAAGTAGGACTAGATTCTCACCTCCCCAGGACActgcagccaccgccgccttggATTCCTTGGTGTGTTCGATGTCTGCACCGCAGCGGCATGCCCACAAGCACATTTCAGCTCTGGGATTGAAGGAGCCACCGATGGAACTCTGCACCTTCTCGAAGTTGCAGAGCGACCACCGCCACTGGTATAGCTCGCCTCCATCGCAGCCTCTAAACTCGTTGCCGCGTTGATCCGTCTGTGCTGGGAGAAGCTATCGGTAAAGCCGACGCCATATCCCTAgcccccgtcgtcgtcgccggcgccgtatCCCTAgcccccgtcgtcgtcgccggcgctgcACCGATCGCCGTCGAGATCGCCGTCGGCGAGTTAGGGTTTGCAGACAATGGGGAATAGGGAATGGGGAACAGAGATGGTTGAGCCGGACCGGGATGACTGGCTTGTATCGTCTCAGCCAGGGGCACAAGCGTCCATACGGAAATACGTACGAGGACAAACGGCATGGATGGCGATTCAGACGTACataatggcatggtttcaatttggaagaaattgcaATGGCACCCAGCCGGTTTCGCTaattgtaatggcatatttcCAAATAGCTGAAGTTGTAATGGTATGGTTCTAATTAACccaaagaaacaaacaagaGATCGATCAAAAAAATCAGTCGCATTCCAAGGTACTACGGAGTAGGAGTACAAACCAATGAGAGCCAGCGTGGCACAGAAGAGCGCTGCGCCGCTGACGATTGACGAACACGCACGAGGCCGATTTTGACGCGTTCGTTCCCTCCTGTCCCAGCACACTGAAATCCACTACTACTTGATTCTGCCGCCCAATCGCTTCCAGTTCCAACAAATCAGAGCCCCCCTCAactcacaaaaaataaaatttccccCCTTTGTCCCACCCTGGTTCTTGGTTCTTGGAGTTTATAGAATCATTCCAAACTTGCAAAGTTTGACCTCTGCCAACTTCCCCTCTTGGAGGAGGCGGGGAAGAACAGTCGCCGGCGGGGAAGGCTGGTGATTTCGCCGGATGCGGTTGCGGCGGATTGGATCGGAAAGGAGGCATCTTGGAAGCAGTTCGTGGAATTCGTAGCAACTCTGAAGGGGGAAAGCTGCAGTTTTTTCAACTCCTCCCTAGTGCGTGCGTGGAGTGGAGCCACCTCGCCTTCTCCGCCTCCGGTTAGCCTTCACGACTCTCCTTCTCTGCTCCTCTCGATCTCCTGCCTGCTTGGCCTCACTGTGTCTCTGCGCGAATCAATCTCCATGGGTGCAGGGACCTGGCCATAACGTTGGCGACTCGACGGGTGAGGAGTTCTTCTTGACTGGGTTGGATTGGAGCATGCAGTTTATTCTACTCGCTGGGTACACGTCAGTCAGTGTTAAATTGCAGATTTTTtagcggattttttttttacagtttaCAGGGGATCTATTTGGGTTTCATGGAGGTTAGCATTTGGGTTGTCAAGAACATGGATGTGTTTTTTTCCTGTTCGAATGTGACGTTTCAGGCTTTGGTGGTTCCTATGCTGCTTGGTTGTTTTCACAAGAATTTCTTGGCCAGATGTGTACGCACACTGTAATGGTTCTGCGGCTTggacttctctctctctctcgtttatGTGGTCCAGAACTAGAACGAATCTTAGTGGTATAATCCAGCTGTTGACTTTGTTAGGGCCATCAATTGGGTCAATTTCTTGTTTATTCGTGCTAATAGAACACGCTGCCTGAAAGAATGAAAAATTTGGAGGTTTTCTCTTCATTGTTCCATTCTAGAAGTGGTGAAATATCTCGCAAGTCTGGGAGCAATAGGTCGCAATCATACATGCTTTATCTTAGGTGTCTATCTTGCTGTGGCCATTAATTGGAACCAAAATTGTAGGTGGACAGGTATCCAATACCCACAGTGCAAAAGGGGCCAGTGACAGGAACTCGGGAAGCAGTGGAAACAAAGgccaaaaaaaacaacaaaaggtATCTGCATCAAGCTCTGTGTGGCATCAGAGAAGAGAGCTTTGCTGAATTCACAGAGCAGCAGGGAGGAGAGATGGCGAAGAAGAAGCTGAAGAAATTGCATGCCAAGGATGCACTAGAATTTTTCAACCAGGTCATGGTGGAGCAGCCCTTGCTCCCCTTCCTGGTCCCTCTTGTCTTGTTTGCATGGTTTGTTGAACGATGGGTTGTGCCATTCTCAAACTGGGTTCCCCTGTTGGCTGCTGTATGGGCAACAATTCAGGTAGTTTTTCCTTCCCATGGTATTCATATGGATAAAGTTGTTCTTTGATGAATTTGGCTTGGCTTCTTTGATGTCCTGCTGAATTGTCAGACAAATAGTCCTTTTCTAGGTGTTGAGATAGTACTAATTTACTGCAAGTATTGCTTGTTGCTTGGTTTGGAAGTGCTGATCTATTCTTTTGAGTTGCAGAGTGTTCATAATTCTGAAAAGAGTAACACAGAGAAACACCTCGCTCCACTTTCTAGAGTTTATTTTGTCTtcttactatttttattttaatgatgAATGCAGTATGGGAGGTTTAAAAGGAGGTCAGCCATAGAAGATTTGAACAAACGATGGAAGCATCTTATACTGAATACAACAGTATATACcttcacttatttttttttgttttgctcttTATACATGAACTTTTAGCAATACCCCTTTTGTATCTCTTGTAGCCTACGACGCCAATAGAGCCTTGCGAGTGGTTGAACAAACTTTTGGTAGAAGTTTGGCCCAATTATATGGAACCAAAACTGTCAAAGAAGTTTCAATCTACTGTTGAGGTCAGCTTCTGCACATTTGCTAGATAATTttatgaatcttttgagcactAGGATGCTAGAAAATGAAGGTGCTATCATTTGTGAAAGTTTCTATTACGTCTAATAGTTTTTGCTTGGATGTAATAATTATTGGTTTTAAAAGCTTTTGGAAATATACCTTTTGAGTTTCTTTGGTGATgattatctcaaaataaaattcattAGAAAATTTCTCAGCTTGTTGTAAAACAACAACCATGTTTGTTGCCCAATTGTTTTAACCTTCTCCAATCTTAATAAAATTGGCTGGGGCACTTCTTCGCTGCCGGCCtggccattttttttctcagctcCATTGCTCCTATTTATTTGTTGTAGTCAAATAGTCAATATGCATTGCAAGATATGGTGCACACTGGCTTCTATTCTGCTTTTTTTATAACCAGCTGACCAGTGAGTGTTCTCTGAATTTGCAGAAACGTTTAAAGCATCGAAAACCAAAACTAATAGTAAGTTCTCTTAAAGTTGTTTATCCTCTCCTGCTGCTATTCTGACTGTAGTACTAATGATTTGCTTTTATATCTCTCCAGGATAAAATAGAGTTACAGGAGTTCTCACTTGGTTGTTGTCCACCTACCTTGGGGGAACATGGGATGCGCTGGATGACTTCAGGTGACCAGGTCAGATATTAATATTCTGTACTGTGTATGGGATACTCACCTGTGGTAAACTTAGAGAGGGAGGAAATCATTGCCTCAGGCACTGATCATTATTGAAAGAACTGCTTATGCTGTTTTTAGTTCTACAGAATTATAACAGCGGTGATTTAGCTTATTTGCTCTGCTTCATAAATTCCGAGTTGTGCTGTTTTGGGTACTAGTTTGGTTAACTTATCCTTACATCATTGAAAACACTAACGAATGCAGTGTCATCAATGGTTTATTCACCTTTTCTGATTATAACTATGCATCTGTATAACTAACCCATGTGTTCTTCCATTATCTGTAACTAACCCATGTGTTCTTCCATTATCTGTTAGGAATATATAACATGTTCTGCAGCTCTTCCTGATCCTGCATAGCCTTAGTCATTAGTTGTTCCATCTTGAACAATATTATGTTGTAAGTAGGAGAGGCAGATGAAATACTTCTGTTGGTTGTACAGTTGCACACTTCAACTCTCGTTTTTTGAACATGCAGAAAGTCATGCGCTTGGGTTTTGATTGGGACAGCAATGAGATGAGTGTAATGTTTTTGGCAAAATTAGCAAAACCACTGATTGGCGCTGCTCGAATTGTTATAAACAGCATTCACATCAAGGGAGATGTATGTCCTTTGCTCTTTCAATTGATTCTGTTAcattgttattgttattgttattgttatttctCATTCATCTTGATTTGAGAGAGGCTTCTTTTGAATTGGTAAGCAAGAATTGTCGCCAGCTTTGCTCACTGAGATCGCAAAGCTGATAATGAACAATCATGATGAACAAAAATGGTTTTGGCTTTTCGGAGTCATTCCTGTCCTTAATGGTTGACATAGGATATTATGATGTAGTTAACCTGCCTCTCACATAGGATAAAGTGGCAACCTTACTTTGAGCTATTTCACTTTAGCGTTTTGTTGAAACACAATAAATTTTGTGTGGATAAGAACTTGGATCACCGCTTACGTTAAAATCTTTTATTTGCTTTCTTGTCCTGAGTATTATATCTGTATTTGACGATTATTTTCTTGTCTAAGCGCATTTTCTAGTTGGCTCATCAGGTTAAGCTCTTATTTTCTTCGATTTAAACTATATCTTTGCAGCTTCTACTGTTACCCATCCTTGATGGTGAAGCTATTCTTTATTCTTTTGAATCCACTCCAGAAGTCAGGATAGGAGTGGCATTTGGAAGTGGTGGAAGCCAAGCAGTTCCTGGTATGGAGCTACCCGGTGTCTCAACATGGCTGGTGGGTTTGTGTGTTCCATTTAGTTAGTCCTTGGTATCTTTGCAATTCTTTTAGTGCAATTACGGCCATTGCGTATTGAAATTTGAATGCTAAATGTGATGCTTCATGAGCCATGCAGGTTAAGCTTTTGACCGAAACCATAGTGAAGACAATGGTTGAGCCTCGCAGATTGTGTTTTTCTTTGCCACCAGTAGATTTAAGGAAACGAGCAGTTGGAGGTGTTCTTTCAGTCACAGTTGTTTCAGCTAGTAACGTTGGGAGAAACACAACTAATGAAATAGGGATCCGCCAAAGCTCAAGTGGAGGTTCTACATCTGGAATTGCTGATAACAAGGTATCACAGACATTTATTGAGGTAGAAGTTGGTAGTTTAGTGAGAAAAACAAGTACAAGCAAGGGTCCAAACCCTGCATGGAATAGCACATTTAACCTGGTATTGCATGGAGAGACAGGTGTTGTCAAGTTCAATCTGTATGAATTGGACTCTGGTGGTGTTAAGGTCACCTACTTGACAAGCTGCGAGATAAAGGTATGACAGTTAAACTTATTATTTTAGTCAGTTTCCATTGCACATGATGCAGTTGTGGTTCTTCCAACACATCTAAAGGATGCTGATGAAAGTAATGTAAACAGGTCAAGTATGTTCTAGATGattcaacaatattttgggcTATAGGACATAATTCTGGTGCTGTTGCAAAACGTACCGAGCTTTGTGGACAAGAAGTTGGAATGGTTGTTCCATTTGAGGACATCAGGGGCGAGGTACATCTCTATAGTAACTACTGATGTGTTGTCACTGTTTCTCTTGCATCCAAAACCTGTTTTGGATATGCTGTAACATTTAGAAAAATGGATTCCCAATTGATTGAAGTGCTAATTAGTTTTATCAAGCCACCGAAGCAAATTTTCACTAGCCTATCAGGTTTGAAATTATGCCATATTTGATATACTCGATACAAACTGTGAAGTAACAGATTTTAGGAGTTTAGGACCTCAGGTCCTCAGCTACTTGTATAGCCTAAAGTTCTAATGACCCATAGTCCTACATTTGATTTTCTGTTGAACTTTATTTACAGTTGGGTTGTTTTATAAATTACAAAAGAGTAAGTTCGACCTGTTGAATTGGTAGCGTTTTTGGAATCAAGATCGGAAGAGAGAGGATCAGGAAAATGTTCagccctttttttttagaaacaaccTGTGGAAGTAACAATGGTTTCATTCAGTTGGGCTTGAGAGCTCTGGAGATATAATACATAAAGGATAGACTACTGATAGAGTGACCAGAAATGTGGGGTTTTGATGATGAATTATGATGTTTCTGTTCCCAAGTTAACAATTTTAGTGGAGAACTTCCTTTTATCATTTCTACCGTGACATTCATGAAGGTTCCAACAATAATATGCCCATTTTTCACCTACCTATTCAACTGCGAACTGGTTAACTGTGCCATTTCTCCTTTTCTAGTTTATTTGGTCTGGATAGTTGTGTAATACTGTTCCAAACTCTTTCCCTTGCAGTTAACTGTCACTCTTGTGCTAAAAGAATGGCAATTCTCTGATGGCTCAGTTACGTTGAGCAATTCTCTGAGCAACGGATCCCACTCTTCATTTGATGTATCGCCCAAGCTTCAGTCCAGAACAGGACGGAAACTCAGAGTTGCAGTAGTTGAGGGTAAAGCCCTTGCAGTTAACGGTAAATCTGGAAAGTGTGATCCATATGTGAAGGTGCAGTATGGAAAGGTTTGTTGTTACCTTGCCCAAAATTTAGCTTCACTTACTATTATACAAGTTGGTATTCTAATCCCATATTCTTTTTATAGGCTCtatacaaaacaaaaacactATCTCATACAACTCGACCGGTTTGGAATGATAAATTCGAGTTTGATGAGATCACTGGTGGTGAATATCTCAAGATCAAATGCTATAGTGCAGATACATTTGGAGACGAAAGCATTGGCAGCGCAAGAGTTAATCTAGAAGGACTTTTAGATGGTGATAGCCGTGAAGTATGGGTTCCACTTGAAAAGGTGGATTCAGGAGAGATCAGGCTTCAAATAGAGCCAATAAAGAGTGATTTCAACGGTATCCTGAAGGTATTTGCCTTCCTTAAGCATTGAATTTTAATATTGCGAGGATTCTTAATtcagaaaaatatatacatttgcGAAATCAGCGTCAGAAACATTTTTTCTTAAGAGGATGCGCAgtagaaattttaaatttgggaTGTTGAGTACAACTATTTTTCTACACATGAAACCTCCAGCAACCTGTTCTATATCCTTGATTCTGTACCAAACATTAGTTTTATACCGTTTGCTCTGTTGTACCATTTTGTCTACTGATGTTTCTCTGGATTCTGTATTGTTCTTCTTAAGCAGACTTCAAGTGGTAGAGTTGAAGCTACCTGGATTGAGCTAGTGATAATTGAAGCTAGGGATCTTATTGCTGCTGATCTCAGAGGCACTAGTGATCCTTATGTCAGGGTGCATTATGGGAGCAAGAAGAAGCGAACTAAGGTTTGGTGGTGAACCTTTCTGTATTTAGTTATTTACTATGCCTTTATTAGGAAATGCAGCATGCATTGCTTTTCTGACATGCGAAATGTGAATTTGTTGGCGTTTTGAAGTAATAGAAATGAACAAATATGCTGACACAGTACAGCACTTGGCATCTTCAGATGGTGTGCATATGATCAATTCAGATTAGTCCAAATCTTTCAGCCTGTAGCAGTCCGTGCTTGGTTTAGAATAACATAAGAACTTCAATAGGAAAATGGGCTTTTCAAAGGTCCTCTACGAGGTGCTACGAATTAACTCTTGAAAATGTGGTACCTCCTCACATACTAGAGGAAACCTATAGAGCAATAGCTCGTTAGTTTTAGTATGTTattataaaaggaaaaaacaaaaccTTTTTTGGTGCTAATTGGAGACTGGAGAATTATATATGGTCATTCTGTTCTACAGATACTATGAATCACCCTATAAAAAACAATCCATTTGATCAGAAATTCTGAGTAACTCATTCCATGCAGGTTGTTTACAAAACACTCTCTCCAGATTGGAACCAGACATTTGAGTTTCCAGAAACAGGAGAACCCCTGATTTTACATGTCAAGGACCATAATGCAGTCCTTCCAACTGCTAGTATAGGCCAATGCACTGTCGAATACAGCATGCTTCCTCCAAATCAGCCCGCCGTAAAATGGATACCACTCCAAGGAGTAAAAAGCGGAGAAGTCCATGTAAAGATCACGCGAAAAGTACCACACTTGGAGAAGAAAACAAGCTTTCAGACTGATGCATCTTCCCTTGGCAAAGGGCACAAGATATCATCGCAGGTGAGAGGCTTCGTTGGTTTGTTTGAACGATGTCTCTGCATAACAATATTGCCACATTCCTCTCAGTATCCTCTTTGGTATGCATGACAATTTTGTGATGAacatcatgtgttttttttcaacagATGAGAGATAGCCTGAAGAAATTCACAGGTTTAGTTGATGAGGGTGGCGACACAGAGGCCATGTCACTGGCCTTGACAGAGATTGAAAGCATCCAGGATGAGCAAGACATGTACATACAGCAGCTTGAGCGGGAGAAAGCGGCTTTGTTGCGTAAAATACAAGAGCTTGGTTCTGAAATCGTCAGAACATCCTCTGGTCCGGCAAGGATGCCCTACTAGTTAACAACCAATACACAGGAACAAAGAATAGCCTTCACAGTTGTATTCATTGGCAAAGACCTGAATTATTTACATAGAACTATACTCTAGTGCAGATATGTTTTTGAACGAACCGGCACAGAGtgtgccaatttcattgaatatagcaTAGTGCAGATATGTTACCATGTAAGTAGATACACAGCAAGCAAACCACAAACTCAAGACTCAGTGCAGTATATTTTGTAGTGCTGAAAGACCAATCAGTCCATGTAACTTACTCtataatctatatatatgtacacatcaATACATACAGACAATTTAGGTGAATCCTGAAATCCTTGTGTTCTTGCATCCAACCTGCAGTGTATTCTGAAGAACTGGACAGGAGAGAACAGAAGAGATATACTCCAATCACAAATTCCTAATCAAATGAATGTACTACATGTTTCTTGTGGTTGGTTCATGCCTGATGGTTAATGTCCTGCAATAgtatactcactccgtcccataatataagggattttgagtttttgcttgcaacgtttgaccactcgtcttattcaaatttttttaaattattatttattttatttgtgacttactttattatctacagtactttaagcacaacttttcattttttgtatttgcaaaaaaaattgaataaaacgaatggtcaaacattacaaacaaaaactcaaaattctgagacggagggagtagtacattgCAGTCCTATCTTTTCCTACATTATTACTGCAATCCACATTTTCAGGCGTTGGTGTCCCTGGACAAGAAAGGCACGGACCATGCTGAGCCTAGGACGGCGAAAGGCTACCAGTTTATGTGGCGCCTAAATTGGAAAGCATTTTTGCAGTGGACATGCACACCGATCAAAGCATTTTTTGCAGTGACTTTGCTTTGCTGCCGCCTCCTATCTTAGCTACTGCCATGGCTTACCGGCCGGCTACCCGTTGCAAAGTCAACTGATGGAGTAGCAGCCAGGCATCAGAGACCTTGGTTTGACATTTGGTCGAtcaaggccgtgtttagttacaaaatttttcttccaactttcaacttttccatcacatcaaaacttttctacacatataaatttctaacttttccatcacattgtttcaatttcaatcaaacttccaattttggtgtgaattCGATCGATTCCatcttcgtcttcttccttttcttcttcaggAGACAGGAGATGAGAGCCTTTTTTCATGGTGGATAACTGTTTTTTGCATTTACTAGCTATAGCTACGGGTGTTTGATTAGCATCATTTAATTGCACCATCCATCCACTAGAGGTGAAGTGAAGTTCTTctcaaagaaaataaagaagacAGTAGTGGTAGGTACTGGGGCATTGATCCACCGTAGATATAGGAGGACGACAGCgcaatgctgctgctgttggtcGAGATGATTGGTACTAGTTCagccatatatatatggagGGTTATAGAGTTTATTTTCCTTGCAAGAAGGAAAAAAGTACATCAACCTTTGGCACCAGATCATTTTGTGATTATTCTCAGCCGGTGTGTAAGTGTGGTGTAACTTTGGTGAACTCTAACCCAAAACTAGCTTAGAATAATCACTAAATGACATATATGTATAGGGAATACTTATTTTATTTGTTGAAGTATATATGGTTATAGGCTGATCTGGGATTCGCTTGGCTACTTTCTATTTTATCGTGAGGACTTTCTAAATtgttaaatgtttttttttaaaaaatcactatataaaagtttctttaaaaataaaacaaatctaGATTTTATGTTTATGATAGGTAGtccctccgtcacaaaatataaaGGATCTTAGATGGATGGGACGACACATCCTAGAACTACGGAATTCTTAATTAAACACGCATTAGTGACCTATCTCGATACGGGTGCTGCTAATAAGCTAAGGCAACAACTTTTTCTTGCGAGCCCCAAAGTTATTATGATAGGATAGGAAGATTAGTTTTCATCTTATATCTCTAAAATTGCTTAAGATCAATCAATCcacattgcatatatatatattaacctTGTAAACAAAGTACACATAGTAATAATTAAATAGCAAATAGTGGGCTGACATtggactactccctccgttccataatataaggagtAGATTTTGAAGGGATGTGATGCATCCTAGTACTAAGAATCTAGACATGAGCCTgcctagattcgtagtactaggatacactatctgtctagattcgtagtactagatgCGCTACATCCCTcctaaatcccttatattatgggatggagggagtagtgtatAGGTAACGAATTGTGGATAGCGAGTGCAATTACAGATGctaagttataaaaaaaatataaatataggttATTTATCAATAGTAACATCAAGTTTTACATAAAGTTTAGATACATTTCATAGCGTAAGAATTATAAAATAACATCAATAAGAtataaggggtaagtcctacatGCCCCTTCAAGTGT
Proteins encoded in this window:
- the LOC127781155 gene encoding synaptotagmin-5, yielding MAKKKLKKLHAKDALEFFNQVMVEQPLLPFLVPLVLFAWFVERWVVPFSNWVPLLAAVWATIQYGRFKRRSAIEDLNKRWKHLILNTTPTTPIEPCEWLNKLLVEVWPNYMEPKLSKKFQSTVEKRLKHRKPKLIDKIELQEFSLGCCPPTLGEHGMRWMTSGDQKVMRLGFDWDSNEMSVMFLAKLAKPLIGAARIVINSIHIKGDLLLLPILDGEAILYSFESTPEVRIGVAFGSGGSQAVPGMELPGVSTWLVKLLTETIVKTMVEPRRLCFSLPPVDLRKRAVGGVLSVTVVSASNVGRNTTNEIGIRQSSSGGSTSGIADNKVSQTFIEVEVGSLVRKTSTSKGPNPAWNSTFNLVLHGETGVVKFNLYELDSGGVKVTYLTSCEIKVKYVLDDSTIFWAIGHNSGAVAKRTELCGQEVGMVVPFEDIRGELTVTLVLKEWQFSDGSVTLSNSLSNGSHSSFDVSPKLQSRTGRKLRVAVVEGKALAVNGKSGKCDPYVKVQYGKALYKTKTLSHTTRPVWNDKFEFDEITGGEYLKIKCYSADTFGDESIGSARVNLEGLLDGDSREVWVPLEKVDSGEIRLQIEPIKSDFNGILKTSSGRVEATWIELVIIEARDLIAADLRGTSDPYVRVHYGSKKKRTKVVYKTLSPDWNQTFEFPETGEPLILHVKDHNAVLPTASIGQCTVEYSMLPPNQPAVKWIPLQGVKSGEVHVKITRKVPHLEKKTSFQTDASSLGKGHKISSQMRDSLKKFTGLVDEGGDTEAMSLALTEIESIQDEQDMYIQQLEREKAALLRKIQELGSEIVRTSSGPARMPY